A stretch of DNA from Candidatus Equadaptatus faecalis:
CGGCGCGGATTTCTGCCCTGCGGAAACTGCGGAACTGCGCACGCCGAAAAAATTTACATCGCGGATTGAACCCGTTTCCGGACACAGCACTTGCAAAATAATCATTCAGATATAAAATTGAAACGGATATTTTAACGGCAGAGGTTCCGCAAATGGACAACATACAGCAATTCTCCGGCAAAAAGACAGCTGACGAAAAGAAACAGCTCGCGTCTTACGCGCTGCTTCATTTTATCAACGATTTGCACGCTACAACGCTGCCTAACGTGCTCCCGATAATTAAGCAGGCGCTTTCTCTTTCGCTTGCCCAGCTCGGTATCCTGAACGCGGCGTTCGGCGTCATGCATTTTCTGGGACAGCCCGTATCAGGCTATCTCGCAGACAGACAGACCCGCCCATGGTTTGCCGTATGGGGGCCTCTGCTGAGCATAATCAGTATTTTCATGCTCCCGTCAGCACCGCATTTTGCTGTTGCCGTTTTGCTCTGCACAACGCTCGGGCTTGGTACCGCCCTGTTTCACCCGCAAGGCAACGGCATGACGGGAAAAATAGCAATGGGCAGGGATATGGCATTTTACCTGTCCCTTTTCACTGCAAGCGGCAGTTTCGCAAGCGCTTTCGGACCAATTTTTTTCGTCTTCTGGTACTCAATGCTCGGCAAAAAGCTTCTGCCTCTGATGACGTTTCCTTATGCTGTTATTCTGCTTATAATGTGGCGAATTCTTTCTCCGTACAAAATAGACACTTCAAGGGCTGCCTCTGCAAATACAGCCCAGTTCTTTAGGGAAATAAAAAGCGTGATTGGGAAAATTTTCGACGTTTTCGCTATTGTAACTCTCAGAGACATAGTATTTCAGGGAACAAAAGTTTTTCTTCCGATGCTTGTAATTATGCGCGGGGGCTCGCATAAATCAGCCGCAGCCGTTACCTTTTCCGTTGTCATTTCAGTTGCCTTTGCAAACATAATCGGCGGCAGGCTTGCGTCCGTTTTCAGCGAAAAGAAGCTGCTGCTCACCACTCTGGCGCTTGCCCCGTTCGCAGGAATCGCCGGCATATACCTGAAAAATTTTTACGGCGTCGCCATGCTTATGCTTTTTTTCGGACTGCTTGAAGCAAGCGCTCCCGCCACGATTTCCATGGCACAGAGGCGCTGTCCTGAATCCATGAGCACGGCGGCTTCAATAGCCTCCGGAACCTCGTGGGGAGTCGCGAATCTGGCAGCATATCCGGTTGGAGCTCTCGCAGACAAAATCGGTCTTGAAAGCACAATGTACGCAGTCGCTCTTATACCGTGGCTTATTACGCTCTGGTACGCTGCCGGAAAATTTATCCGCAAGGGCAATCCCTGATGAAAGACTTCAGACCCACGTCAGGCAAAGTATTGCAGGCGCTTTTCAACATTTTGGGAGACATTGACGGTCTGCGTTTTCTTGATTTGTTTTCAGGCAGCGGACAGATTGCGCTGTGCGCAGCCGAAAAAGGCGCGGAGGTCTGTCTTGTGGAAAGCGACAGGAAAAATTTCGGCGGCATATTAAAGAAAGTTCCCAAGGAAATCCGCTGCGTCAATATGGACGTGCGGCGTGCTCTGCCCAAGCTTCTGCATGAAGGGCTGAAGTTTGATATAATCTTTGCGGATCCGCCGTATATGCTGGGCTGGGGCAAAGAACTCCCCGCGCTCCTTGAAGCAGATAAAGGGCTCCTCTCTGACAACGGAACAGTCATATTTGAGCGTTCGGAACGCGAGCCGGCAGATTTTTGCGAAGCATGGGAAACGGAAGACAGAGCCTACGGAGGCACAATTCTTACTTTTGCGAAGCGGAGGCAGAATAATGCTTAAAGCTGTATATCCCGGGTCATTTGATCCTCTTACAAACGGGCACGTCTATATCGCGAAACGCGCGGCTGATATATTCGGCAAATGTGTTATTGCGGTACTCGACAATTCTGAAAAAAAATCCATGTTTTCCAAAGCTGAACGCGTTGATATGATCCGCAGCGTTTTCAAAAACGACAAAAATATTTCGGTAGCCGCTTATAACGGTCTGCTCGTAGATTTTATGAAAAAGGAAAAAAGCCGCGTCATAGTGCGCGGACTGCGTGCTCTTTCCGATTTTGAATATGAATTTCAGATCGCGCAGCTCAACCGTCAGCTGGCACCCGAAGTTGAAACGTTCTTCATAGCCACGGAACCGCGTTTCTCTTTCCTTGCCAGTCACGCGGTAAAAGACGTTTTCAAATGGGGCGGCAACATCTCCGACATGGTTCCGCAGGAAATACTGGAACGCATGGTCAAACTCCAAAACAAAGATTGATTTTATACAATTTATTATGCAGAAAACACCAAATTTTGTTAATAATACGGACATTGGGCAAAATTTTCTTATTGACCGCTCCGTCATAGATTACATCATAAAAAAAGCAGACATTCAGCCGGAAGACCAAATTCTTGAAATAGGTCCCGGTGAAGGCATTTTGACCGAAGCGCTGCTCGCCTCTCCGTGCAGGTCTGTCTGCGCGGTTGAACTTGATACAAGGCTGAAGCCAAATCTTGAAGCCATTGCCCTGAAAAATCCGAAATTCTCCCTTTTATGGGGCGATGCTGTACAGCTTGATTACGCGAACAAACTGCCGTGGCTGCCGAACAGAATAATCGCCAATCTACCGTACCATATAACTACTCCGCTGCTTTGGACGCTTATTGAAAAACTTGTGCCGAAAGGTCTTTCCTCTTTTATCCTTATGGTACAGCTTGAATCGGCACAGCGCATAACGTCTCCTGAACGAAACAAACAGCGTTCCCCTCTCGGCGTAACCATAGAAGCCATGGGAAGCTCAAAAATACTGCGCAGCGTTCCTCCGTCATGCTTCCGCCCACAGCCGAGAGTAATGTCGTGCCTGATAGAAATTACGATAGACAAAAGCAGGGAATTTGCGACGGACAAAAAATGGAAACAGTTTCTCGTGCGCTCTTTCGCCCAGCGCAGAAAAACGCTGACCAACAACTGGGCGGCAGGCTACGGTCTCTCAAAAGAACGCTCACAGCAGATACTTGAAGCACACGGATTAAAACCGCTTGCAAGGGCGGAGGAACTTCCGCTTGAAAAATGGAAAGAACTGTTTGAAGCTGAAGACTTCAAACTGACAAAATAAAACGAGGCTGCCCTATGAACTGGAACTTAAACAAAATCATTGTCGAAGAAAATCAGAACCTGCCGCCGGACTGGAATTCGCTTTCCGCTTCCGGCAGGGTGTTCATTGAAATAGGCTTCGGAAACGGTGAAAATCTGGAATTTCTGGCAAAAAAATATCCCGACGTTTTAATTGTCGGCGTTGAAGTTTCCCAGCTATGCGTTATGAAAGGCGCGCGCAGGGCTTTGTCGCAGGGACTTGACAATATCCGCATTATGCACGGGGACGCGCGTTTCCTTCTCCGCGCAATGTTCGCGCCGGAAACTGTTGACAGACTTTTCATGAACTTCCCCTGCCCGTGGCCGAAAACGCGCCACGCAGAACGCAGGGTGACAGTTCCCTCCTTCGCACGGCTGCTCAACTATCTGCTGAAACCAAACGGAACGTTTGAACTTGCAACAGACGTTGACTGGTATGCAGAAGACGCGAACGAAACAATCACAAAGACCGGCGCGTTTGACACCGTATCTTTTGAAAAAAATCCGCAGCGCGAATATATCACGAAATATGAGCGTTTGTGGCTGTCGATGAACAAGGATATCTGGAGCATTGTTCTGAGGAAAAACGGCAGAGTACCTCACGAAGAATATTCTGACAGCGAATGGGAAATGGAAGGCGGGGTTGAAACAAATATGAGACTTGAAGAGCTTGCGGCAAAACTAAAAGGCGCGGAAGGAAAAGGCACTGACGGCGAAGGCTACTGGACGTATAGAGACGTATTCCTTTCCGTTGAACGAGTTGCGCTCGGACTGGTAATAACGGCTGACGAAGGCTTCGAGCAGCATTTTTACATCAAGCTTGTTGAAAAAAGCGGCGGCGGCTTTACCGTAAAAGTTGACTCCGTGGGACACCCATACAGAACGCCTGCCATGCGCGCCGCGCTGAAATTCGCGCTTGACACAGCACGCGGATAGATGACCGGTAAAAGACTTTTGTCTGCGGTTCTGCTGATTGCGGCGGGAAGCTTTGCCGCGGATTTTTTGACAAAACGTTACGCCCTGTCGCATAATATCAGCATAACGGCAAACAGAGGCATTTCTTTCGGATTTCTTGCGGGAAAAAATGCAGTACCGGCGTTCTCCTTTATTGCCCTGCTTTTCATCTTTGTGTTTGTTCTGTATTTTTTCAAACAGCAGGCAAAAGCAGAAAGCCTTGCCTCTGCGCTCATGTTTGGCGGAGCACTCGGCAATCTGTACGACAGGCTGGTATTCGGAAACGTTATTGACTGGTTTTCGGCGCCTCTTGTTTCAGAAATATCAGGACGCGCAATATTTATGAACGCGGCAGATGTCTTTATCATTGCAGGATTTGCAATCTTAACGCTTTCTTTTTTGAGAAAAACAGCCGGACACTCCAAAAAGCAGAAATAAACTCCTTTATATCTGCATTACGCACGGAGGCATATTATGGAACGGAAACGATTGAACTACATAGACTGCGGGCGGCTGCTGTGCATACTGTTTGTCTGCATGGCACATTCAGGCAGCAAAATACTGAATCCCACAGGTATGGCAATTCTGCTTATGCCGTTTTTCTTTTTCATTTTCGGGTTTCTCTGCAAGCCTGAAAAATACAGCGTCTGCGAATTTGCAGCGTCGCGTTTCAAACAGATTGTCATTCCGTTTTTTCTTATCCAACCGCTTTGTTTCGCGCTTGACCTGCTTCGCGTAAAAATTTTCGCGCTTGACACTTCCTCATCTGCGCTTGCAGCTTCCTATTTTCTTTTTCCGCTTTACGGAAGCGGAGTTTTTCCACCGTTTGCCTTTTTCAAATCGTTCTCCCTGCCGCAATTCGGCGACACTCTTTCAACTGTCGCAGTTTCAGTTCTGAACGCTCCGACATGGTTTCTTCCCGTAATGTTCACGGCGTCACTGCTTTTTTACCCGCTTGCAAAATTTCTTGAGAAAAATTTTTCCATGCTCAAACTGTCGGCAACAGTTCTCTGCCTCTTCTGCCTTGCCGGAATTGAGGCACAGACACTGTATGCTTTTCAGCTTCCGTGGGGGCTTGGACGCGCTTTTTTGGCAGCCGGAATAATGCTTATCGGCTGTTATGTCCGCAAGAAAGCCCTTCTGAAAACTCCGGACAGAAAGCACTCTTGCATAATTTACTGCACAGCTGCCGTTTCCGTACTCTCGGCGTTTCTGACAGGCACCACCGGAGAAATGTCCATTAGCGACTATATGCATGAAGCCGGATATTGCAGCCTTTTCATCCTCGGCTTGGGAGGCTCTACCGCTGCCTGCGCTTTGCTGCTGTTTTTGAAAGATATGGAAGAAAAATACGGCGAGACAAAGCTTTTCAGCACCCTTGCTTTGGCAGGCAGAAAAACACTGTGGATATACCTGCTGCACATGCCGTTCTTTTTCATTTTTGACGTTATATTCCTCAAATGCGGAATACAGCCAAACCCCTGCTATTACAACCATATCCTCTATCCGTACAGCGCGGCAACGCTTCTGCCGCACATAATACAAATACTGATTACTATGCTTCTGTGCGTGCTCGTTGGCTGCGCATGGGAAAAATTCAAAAACAGGCATAGAAATATACGAACCGGCATAACCAATAACTATACAGGAGAGATAACAGATGAACACTAACGTTAACACACGGCATTTGAATTACATCGACTACGGAAAATGCTTCTGTCTTCTGTACACTTTTTTAATACACACAGGATTTTCTTCGTTTAACAATGCCATAGCCTTCTGTATGCCGTTTTTCTTCTTCATAGCAGGCATGAACTACAATCCTGACAAAAGAAGTCTGCGAGAATTTGCGGCTGCCCGTTTTAAGCAGCTGATTATCCCCTACTGGCTGCTGATAATCTTCTACAGAATAATTGACACGTTGCGTTTCAAAATATTTGACACAGGCTATCCGCTGTACTGGAAAGCCACTTTTGCCAATCTGCTTTACGGCTCCTTTGTCCTGCCGCGCTTTCCGTTTCTCTCAAAATTTATGAAAGGTGTAACAGCCTGCCCCGCAGACCCTTCCAACACCTACATAATGCCATCAATCTGCCCTCTCTGGTTTCTGCCGGCAATGTTTTCCGCAAGCATAATTTTTGCACTGCTTGCGCCGAAATTCAAAAAAGAATTTTCCGCGCCTAAATTCATACTGACAGTATTTGCGCTGCTCTGTCTCGCCTCGCTTGAAGTTCATTTTCTGTGTCTCAATCAGCTGCCGTGGGGCTTAGGGCGCGGCTTTTACGGAGCCGCGATAATGCTTTCAGGCTTCTGCCTTCGCCGCCATGCCCCGTCTGACATACTTGACCTGAAAAAACGCCCTGCGCTTTTTCTGCTGTTTACAGGAACATATCTCTTTACAATAGCGGCACATTCGTCCGGCTCGGCAATTATAATCAGCAATTACGGCGATTACGGCGCCGCAAGCCTCTTTGTCAGCGGCATCGGCGGCGCCTGCGGCGCGGTCGCGCTGCTTATGCTGATGAAACAGTTTGACGAACTGCGCGGCGGCAGAGAAATAAAAATTTTGGGCGAAATTGGCAGAAAAATGATTTGGATATATGGGCTGCAGTTTCTTTTCTTCTTCCTTATCGAGTTGGTCTATTTCAAGTTTGGCGGTAAATTACAGCCAGATGGATTCTACATGGATCTAATTCCGAACAGCGGCATATACATTCTTGTCAACCTTGTGCAAATCGCACTTGCATTTTTCGGCGGACTGTACGCAGCCAAATTGTGGTACAAAACAAAAGAACGGTTCAGGTAATACCGGCTCCGTTCTTTTGGCGTTAAATACTGCTCGGCGTTATATTAATTTTCCGCCGTCTCTTTTTTGACGTACACTCTGTAATATTCTGTTTCTTTAACCTTGCGGTAGCGCGTTTCAAGCGCGCCGAGTCTTTTCCATAGTCCGTCATACGGCGTTACAAGTATGGCTTTAATTTTCTGCGTGTCTGCCGCATAGGCAACGTCATCGGCAGACGGGTTTCCTGCAAAGAATTTAACTGCTTTTGCGTGCCGCTCATTTAGTCTTTTCCCGCTGTAGTATTCAGAATAGCATTTTGAAAATATCTGGTCTGCAAGCGCAGTATAACGTTCTGCGTAAAACGAGAAGAAAATATTTGTGTATTCTCCGAATATCTGATTCGGCATATTTTCAAAACTCTTAGGACTGCACATTACAATTTCGTTTTTGCCCGTATGCTCGCGCACGACGTCCCAGCCTTTTACCGCTTCGGCAAAGGCTGCGTGTATCTGCGGATCGCTTTTTTTTGTGATAAATTCGCTCGTTAAATCATGGTGATACAGCAAGGGGAAGCAGATAAGCAGCACAATAAACGTGCTCGCCTGTCTTGTACCTGATTTTTTCAGAGCGTCATAAATTTTTACGCAAAGCGCCGCAGCAAAGATACTGCAAAT
This window harbors:
- a CDS encoding MFS transporter, which produces MDNIQQFSGKKTADEKKQLASYALLHFINDLHATTLPNVLPIIKQALSLSLAQLGILNAAFGVMHFLGQPVSGYLADRQTRPWFAVWGPLLSIISIFMLPSAPHFAVAVLLCTTLGLGTALFHPQGNGMTGKIAMGRDMAFYLSLFTASGSFASAFGPIFFVFWYSMLGKKLLPLMTFPYAVILLIMWRILSPYKIDTSRAASANTAQFFREIKSVIGKIFDVFAIVTLRDIVFQGTKVFLPMLVIMRGGSHKSAAAVTFSVVISVAFANIIGGRLASVFSEKKLLLTTLALAPFAGIAGIYLKNFYGVAMLMLFFGLLEASAPATISMAQRRCPESMSTAASIASGTSWGVANLAAYPVGALADKIGLESTMYAVALIPWLITLWYAAGKFIRKGNP
- a CDS encoding RsmD family RNA methyltransferase, whose product is MKDFRPTSGKVLQALFNILGDIDGLRFLDLFSGSGQIALCAAEKGAEVCLVESDRKNFGGILKKVPKEIRCVNMDVRRALPKLLHEGLKFDIIFADPPYMLGWGKELPALLEADKGLLSDNGTVIFERSEREPADFCEAWETEDRAYGGTILTFAKRRQNNA
- the coaD gene encoding pantetheine-phosphate adenylyltransferase, with translation MLKAVYPGSFDPLTNGHVYIAKRAADIFGKCVIAVLDNSEKKSMFSKAERVDMIRSVFKNDKNISVAAYNGLLVDFMKKEKSRVIVRGLRALSDFEYEFQIAQLNRQLAPEVETFFIATEPRFSFLASHAVKDVFKWGGNISDMVPQEILERMVKLQNKD
- the rsmA gene encoding ribosomal RNA small subunit methyltransferase A gives rise to the protein MQKTPNFVNNTDIGQNFLIDRSVIDYIIKKADIQPEDQILEIGPGEGILTEALLASPCRSVCAVELDTRLKPNLEAIALKNPKFSLLWGDAVQLDYANKLPWLPNRIIANLPYHITTPLLWTLIEKLVPKGLSSFILMVQLESAQRITSPERNKQRSPLGVTIEAMGSSKILRSVPPSCFRPQPRVMSCLIEITIDKSREFATDKKWKQFLVRSFAQRRKTLTNNWAAGYGLSKERSQQILEAHGLKPLARAEELPLEKWKELFEAEDFKLTK
- the trmB gene encoding tRNA (guanosine(46)-N7)-methyltransferase TrmB, producing MNWNLNKIIVEENQNLPPDWNSLSASGRVFIEIGFGNGENLEFLAKKYPDVLIVGVEVSQLCVMKGARRALSQGLDNIRIMHGDARFLLRAMFAPETVDRLFMNFPCPWPKTRHAERRVTVPSFARLLNYLLKPNGTFELATDVDWYAEDANETITKTGAFDTVSFEKNPQREYITKYERLWLSMNKDIWSIVLRKNGRVPHEEYSDSEWEMEGGVETNMRLEELAAKLKGAEGKGTDGEGYWTYRDVFLSVERVALGLVITADEGFEQHFYIKLVEKSGGGFTVKVDSVGHPYRTPAMRAALKFALDTARG
- a CDS encoding signal peptidase II, whose product is MTGKRLLSAVLLIAAGSFAADFLTKRYALSHNISITANRGISFGFLAGKNAVPAFSFIALLFIFVFVLYFFKQQAKAESLASALMFGGALGNLYDRLVFGNVIDWFSAPLVSEISGRAIFMNAADVFIIAGFAILTLSFLRKTAGHSKKQK
- a CDS encoding acyltransferase family protein, whose product is MERKRLNYIDCGRLLCILFVCMAHSGSKILNPTGMAILLMPFFFFIFGFLCKPEKYSVCEFAASRFKQIVIPFFLIQPLCFALDLLRVKIFALDTSSSALAASYFLFPLYGSGVFPPFAFFKSFSLPQFGDTLSTVAVSVLNAPTWFLPVMFTASLLFYPLAKFLEKNFSMLKLSATVLCLFCLAGIEAQTLYAFQLPWGLGRAFLAAGIMLIGCYVRKKALLKTPDRKHSCIIYCTAAVSVLSAFLTGTTGEMSISDYMHEAGYCSLFILGLGGSTAACALLLFLKDMEEKYGETKLFSTLALAGRKTLWIYLLHMPFFFIFDVIFLKCGIQPNPCYYNHILYPYSAATLLPHIIQILITMLLCVLVGCAWEKFKNRHRNIRTGITNNYTGEITDEH
- a CDS encoding acyltransferase, with product MNTNVNTRHLNYIDYGKCFCLLYTFLIHTGFSSFNNAIAFCMPFFFFIAGMNYNPDKRSLREFAAARFKQLIIPYWLLIIFYRIIDTLRFKIFDTGYPLYWKATFANLLYGSFVLPRFPFLSKFMKGVTACPADPSNTYIMPSICPLWFLPAMFSASIIFALLAPKFKKEFSAPKFILTVFALLCLASLEVHFLCLNQLPWGLGRGFYGAAIMLSGFCLRRHAPSDILDLKKRPALFLLFTGTYLFTIAAHSSGSAIIISNYGDYGAASLFVSGIGGACGAVALLMLMKQFDELRGGREIKILGEIGRKMIWIYGLQFLFFFLIELVYFKFGGKLQPDGFYMDLIPNSGIYILVNLVQIALAFFGGLYAAKLWYKTKERFR